From the genome of Triticum aestivum cultivar Chinese Spring chromosome 3B, IWGSC CS RefSeq v2.1, whole genome shotgun sequence, one region includes:
- the LOC123070693 gene encoding protein Mpv17: MKAIGSGGEWWWNLPSLRRKNDSRRRGRRNQDARGRRRGPPREPLSSSSSSDSVGQSRGWPLDFPFQQAVTAACLTLTGDTMAQVHRRIVDRRKRGPEPDSKALVPDLLLNHDWLRGLRIASYGFLLYGPGSYAWYQFLDKSMPKQTLATLSAKVLLNQIVLGPCVISVIFAWNNLWLGKLSELPSKYQNDALPTLLDGFKFWIPVSIVNFGVIPLPARVAFMSSCSIFWNFYLSTTMNK, encoded by the exons ATGAAAGCCATCGGAAgcggcggcgagtggtggtggAACCTCCCGTCCCTCCGCCGCAAGAACGActcgcgccgccgcggccgccgcaaCCAAGACgctcgcggccgccgccgcgggcccccGCGGGAGCCgctctcgtcgtcgtcgtcgtcggactCCGTCGGCCAAAGCCGTGGCTGGCCCCTCGACTTCCCGTTCCAGCAGGCCGTGACCGCCGCCTGCCTCACCCTCACCGGCGACACAATGGCGCAGGTCCACCGCCGCATCGTCGACCGCCGGAAACGCGGCCCCGAACCCGACAGCAAG GCTCTTGTGCCGGATCTGTTGCTCAACCACGATTGGCTTCGTGGGCTTCGTATAGCATCTTACGGATTTCTTCTCTATGGTCCTGGCTCATATGCATGGTATCAGTTTCTCGACAAAAGCATGCCCAAGCAAACACTCGCGACTCTGTCCGCTAAG GTCCTACTGAACCAGATTGTTCTTGGTCCATGTGTCATCTCTGTAATTTTTGCCTGGAATAACTTGTGGTTAGGAAAATTGTCAGAATTGCCATCGAAGTATCAGAATGACGCCCTTCCCACTCTTCTCGATG GGTTTAAATTTTGGATTCCAGTATCGATTGTTAACTTTGG GGTGATTCCTTTGCCAGCTCGTGTTGCCTTCATGTCCTCTTGTTCCATCTTTTGGAACTTCTATTTGTCGACCACAATGAACAAATGA
- the LOC123070692 gene encoding protein STICHEL-like 3, which yields MPAPDRAAAAGGHLRGHAHLTNCVHLRHHGGGGGGAASSSGRRRSPASAALMRDLLALQRSRARTLRDPSTRRSVESSKVAADPDPYTDDDRDGGVDLPARSRRSAKANGALKTLLDQLADNPHPKAVRRPRRRFKRGAGAGAARRAGTAGKAPDRAAAALSLNSSSQEAVYGNKYLFRDGDELRQHVPQDSRNVCGIPWNWSRLHHRGKSILDLAGRSLSCGLSDPKSAAGREPEATASASASRAHLSGSHSLFPVKSERLASSTSSDSDALPLLVEAATSGARNDIGGMTGSYSGELGLFSNRSSGMDSDLLSQVRSGTRGSLRSRSRHRSLTQKFAPRTFKDVVGQSLVVQALSNAVLRRKVGLVYVFYGPHGTGKTSCARVFAKALNCHSAEHPRPCDSCISCIAHNVGKSRNVMEIGPIGNIDMDGIVDVLDNVMLSPAPSHYRVFIFDDCDTLPADTWSIISKVIERAPRRVVFILVGPNLDLPHIILSRCQKFFFPKLKECDIVNTLQWISTSETLDADRDALRLIASRSDGSLRDAEMTLDQLSLLGQRISLSLVQELVGLVSDDKLVDLLDLALSADTVNTVKTLRDITETGVEPSALMSQLATIITDILAGSYIFARERPRRKFFKRPTLSKNDMEKLRQALKTLSEAEKQLRVSNDKATWLAAALLQLAPDKQYMVPSSSTSTSFNHGVLDGSLPGKDVARHSAIEHNGNMASTSYGERRTIKHTSNHHGSSTVTKVNEQSKHSKTENEMIWQAVLESIQSDTLRKMMAKEGKLRSVSLGTGPTVQVIFSSRVNKSNAENFRGQIMQAFESVLHSAIILEIRYEAKHDAGAGHDENDSDTISRRSFSKHSPVSSGGETLVRRLKKDRVVKGASSTKTKWMQSDPHILTEGEIIEVGPSHMHRCPETDNGVHNINERRNDNAWEEALSSPNQEGVIKQGGKNGNKQRRQNSIVKRKLSLAHVLSKVEVCSQQGGWSRRKAMSIAEKLEQENLRLEPRSRNILCWRTSKTRRKLSSFRFRTGSGRSRAISRLILCGRCISTKSPR from the exons ATGCCGGCGCCGGAccgcgccgccgcggccggcgGGCACCTCCGCGGCCACGCGCACCTCACCAACTGCGTACACCTGCGCCACCATGGGGGAGGCGGCGGGGGGGCCGCGTCCTCCTCGGGCCGGAGGCGGAGCCCCGCGTCGGCAGCGCTGATGCGCGAcctcctcgcgctccagcgctcgcGGGCGCGGACGCTCCGGGACCCGTCCACGCGCCGCTCCGTCGAGTCCTCCAAGGTGGCGGCCGACCCCGACCCGTACACCGACGACGACCGCGACGGCGGCGTCGATCTCCCCGCCAGGTCCCGACGCAGCGCCAAGGCCAACGGGGCGCTCAAGACGCTCCTCGACCAGCTCGCCGACAACCCCCACCCCAAGGCGGTCAGGCGCCCCCGCCGCCGCTTCAAACGCGGGGCCGGGGCCGGGGCCGCCCGCCGCGCCGGCACCGCCGGCAAGGCCCCagatcgcgccgccgccgcgctctcCCTCAACTCCAGCTCCCAGGAGGCCGTCTACGGCAACAAGTACCTCTTCCGCGACGGCGACGAGCTGCGGCAGCATGTGCCGCAGGACTCGCGCAACGTCTGCGGCATCCCGTGGAACTGGTCACGCCTCCACCACCGCGGCAAGTCTATCCTCGACCTGGCCGGCCGCAGTCTATCGTGCGGGCTCTCCGACCCCAAGTCGGCCGCGGGGCGCGAGCCCGAAGCAacggcctccgcctccgcctcgcgCGCGCACCTCAGCGGTTCACACTCTCTTTTCCCGGTCAAGTCCGAGAGGCTGGCTTCCTCCACTAGCTCCGACTCTGACGCTTTGCCTCTGCTCGTCGAGGCGGCCACCTCCGGTGCACGCAATGACATTGGCGGCATGACTGGCAGCTACTCCGGGGAGCTCGGGCTATTCTCTAACAGGAGCAGCGGGATGGATTCTGACCTCTTGTCCCAGGTGCGGTCTGGGACACGGGGCTCTCTGCGAAGCCGCAGCCGGCACCGGAGCCTGACACAGAAGTTCGCGCCGAGGACGTTCAAGGACGTCGTCGGGCAGAGCTTGGTGGTGCAGGCGCTATCCAACGCCGTCCTAAGGAGGAAGGTTGGGTTGGTATACGTCTTCTATGGGCCGCACGGCACAGGGAAGACATCATGTGCGCGCGTCTTCGCCAAGGCGCTCAACTGCCACTCTGCCGAGCACCCACGGCCCTGTGACTCGTGCATTTCGTGCATCGCGCACAATGTTGGCAAAAGCAGGAACGTGATGGAGATTGGGCCCATAGGCAACATCGACATGGATGGAATTGTGGATGTTCTTGACAATGTCATGCTTTCACCGGCACCATCACATTATAGGGTATTCATATTTGATGACTGCGACACATTGCCAGCAGACACTTGGAGCATCATCTCGAAAGTCATTGAACGGGCACCCCGTCGTGTGGTGTTTATCCTTGTTGGTCCCAACCTCGACCTCCCTCATATCATCCTGTCAAGATGTCAAAAGTTTTTTTTCCCCAAGTTGAAGGAGTGTGATATCGTCAACACATTGCAGTGGATTTCCACCAGTGAAACTCTAGATGCGGATAGGGATGCATTGAGGTTAATTGCATCCCGTTCAGATGGATCGTTGAGAGATGCTGAGATGACTCTTGATCAGCTGAGTTTGTTGGGGCAAAGGATTTCTCTGTCTCTTGTCCAAGAACTC GTTGGTTTGGTATCCGATGATAAGCTGGTTGATTTGCTTGATTTGGCACTATCTGCTGACACTGTGAACACAGTGAAGACATTACGAGACATTACAGAAACTGGAGTTGAGCCTTCGGCACTGATGTCTCAACTTGCCACGATAATTACTGACATCCTGGCTGGTTCCTACATATTTGCAAGAGAAAGACCACGAAGAAAGTTCTTCAAACGTCCAACCT TGTCAAAAAATGATATGGAGAAACTACGCCAGGCTTTGAAAACACTATCGGAAGCTGAAAAGCAGTTGAGAGTCTCCAATGACAAGGCAACATGGCTTGCGGCTGCTCTGCTTCAGCTTGCTCCTGATAAGCAGTATATGGTGCCAAGTTCATCAACAAGTACGAGTTTCAACCACGGTGTATTGGACGGTTCCCTTCCTGGTAAGGATGTAGCAAGGCACTCAGCTATTGAGCATAATGGTAACATGGCAAGCACTTCTTACGGCGAAAGGAGAACCATTAAACATACATCAAATCACCATGGTTCCTCCACTGTTACCAAAGTGAATGAGCAATCCAAACATAGCAAAACTGAAAATGAAATGATCTGGCAAGCAGTGCTTGAGAGTATTCAGTCAGATACACTACGAAAAATGATGGCCAAAGAAGGAAAGCTAAGATCTGTCAGCCTAGGCACCG GACCGACAGTGCAAGTGATATTCAGCTCACGTGTAAATAAGTCCAACGCTGAAAACTTCAGGGGACAAATTATGCAGGCGTTTGAGTCTGTTCTTCATTCTGCTATAATACTTGAAATCCGATATGAAGCAAAACATGATGCGGGAGCAGGTCATGATGAGAATGACTCTGACACGATATCAAGGAGATCCTTCAGTAAACATAGCCCGGTTTCTTCTGGAGGTGAAACCCTCGTCAGGAGGCTTAAAAAAGACAGGGTTGTCAAGGGAGCTAGTTCTACTAAGACCAAGTGGATGCAGTCTGATCCCCACATATTAACAGAAGGCGAGATCATTGAAGTTGGACCTTCTCACATGCACCGGTGTCCTGAAACAGATAATGGTGTTCATAATATAAATGAAAGAAGAAATGATAATGCATGGGAAGAGGCTTTGTCATCACCAAACCAAGAGGGCGTGATTAAACAAGGAGGAAAAAATGGGAATAAACAGCGTCGACAGAACAGCATAGTAAAACGAAAGCTCTCACTTGCTCATGTTCTCAGTAAGGTGGAGGTTTGTTCTCAACAAGGAGGCTGGTCTAGACGAAAAGCTATGTCAATTGCAGAAAAACTGGAACAAGAGAATTT GAGATTAGAGCCTAGATCGAGAAATATACTGTGTTGGAGAACTTCAAAGACTCGCCGGAAG CTCTCGTCGTTTAGGTTCAGGACTGGAAGTGGAAGGTCACGAGCTATATCTCGGCTTATCCTGTGTGGAAGATGCATTTCCACAAAATCCCCAAGATAA